The sequence below is a genomic window from Nicotiana tomentosiformis chromosome 6, ASM39032v3, whole genome shotgun sequence.
actgctCTGATAAGAGAGTCGAAATGGATCCAGTTCTGAGTGAGTTGTATACCAATGTGTGTGTAAGAATGTTGTTGATATTATGTGCATGTCATTTCATGTCTAAAACTTACCCCaagtgtttgcaaagcaaaatggtAAGTCTTGTTCAGTAGAGAAAGTGATAAAGGTATTTTTTTGTTTAGCCAGATATATGTCTTTTACCCACCTAAATATTGTGTATCCTAATATGCtattttgagcctgtaatcctgattctttggcaaccatattaCAAACCTAATcactttgtttgaattgaccatattTTTGAACCCGTTACCTCTCTTGAGCATTTGAAATTGGTATGAGCTTGTAAAAAATTAAGCGGAGGTTAGATTGGACTTTAAGTGAAACtatcaaaaagggagaaagatACATTATTTTGAAAGAATTGTGAGAACCACTTGTAGGAAattgtaaaagaaaaaaaaaggagaaagcaTATAGGAAGAAAATTACAACTTAGAGAAAGAAAAACGACTTGGtgttttaaatattagaaaaaaataGTATTCCTTGCTTGGCataattctttctttatttgtgcttAACGAAAATGGGACCTTGATGTTATTTTGGTTTGAAGGTTGGGGAAATGTTGCTCATGTAAAAATGGTTTAAATTGGTGAAGTTGTATGTATCAAGTGATTAGGGAGGTGTAGTGACTATTATTCAAATTGCATCATACCTGTCCCGTAGCATGCATTACAATCAAATAATgttctacttgatccttgactgagtGAGCTTGAATTGGTAGAGTATTATACCTTGGGCAAGCCGATGGTACATCATGTGTGGCACGTGAATTTTATTTCTGATAgtaagtgaattctttctattgtAAGTCCCTAATTCTTTTTGAATCTTATGTGTGTGAGACTACTCACTGTTGTTATTGTGAATGGCACATGCCTTTCAAGAAAAAAGTGATGTCTTTGGCTTTTTTGTTAGAGTAAGTGAACGAGTCTTGAAACATTTGTGcttttgagtcgagtcttgaggTTAGGAAGTTATGCTAGGGTGCTTTATCTATTTTAATATTCGTGGCATGAAAAGTTTAGAAGAGTTGCTTGAAAAGGGCGTCCTTGTTTGAAGTGTATTTTATATTGTtcgaggatgagcaatggtttaagtatgAGGTAGGCTAGAAACATAatttttttactatatttcacCTATTATATACTATACTTTAATCGTGTTTGAGCTTGAATGTGAACATTTGATACTTATGACATGAGTTTTGTTGTGTATGACTTGGGTTCGAGCTAAGGAGTATTTTTGGAGCTAAAACATGCACTTTAAAGCTTCAAAGCCTGAGTTGAAGTCTAAGAAATTCATCCGGGATCGAGTTCAGAGATCAACGAAAAGTTGAAAAAAGGACTGACGCTACGGGGCCTGCGAGGAGGTAGTGTATTTTTATGGCTAAGTATTATATTTCGCCTTATTAAGGGTATTCCGGTCTTAGGTTATTTTTACATGGTATAAAATACACTAGAAACATAATTTGAAGAGGGGGTTCGACCTAGAAGAGCTTTGGAGAGAGGCTAAGGCGTGaaaatacaagaattcatcaatTTTCTCACCAATGATCGATTCAATATGAGAGTTTGTATCGTGAAGTTAGTTTGgacaatttttatgtttcttaactattttgtgatgactttctccatTTCTATAGAGCAATTTACTTTAGGGTTTGATATGATTTGTTGACTTTATTGTTGTTCATGGATTTAACTCTTGTTTAATTGCTTAAATTAGTTGGAGAAGCTTTAATATTAgttgtgtttttttttctttatcttgtttaatcgaaagaggaacacTTTATTGAATATTATTGCAATATATGCATTAATTTATTTTAGTGATTCTTTAAAGTAATCGAAAGACTCTGTGATTTACAATTTGAATTAAGAATGAGATACGTTCGTAAGAAGTTTCTCTTAGACCATTCCTATAAACGAGATTTCTTGTATATTTTCATTGTGCTTTACATAGGTTTATTTCATAAAGTTTAGCTTTATCCGAGAGGAGAATCTTTACCGTAAGAATAAGCTAATCAcctattgaattcgtgagaatcaataTAGAACCTTAAAAGTAAATTTAAACGGAGTTAGATCTTGAATAGTAATCTTGTACCTATCTTCTCATAATCCGTACTTCTCATATTGATAGTTAACCATTGATGCTCATCTCTCAGTTTTTTTGTGATCAATTTGACTTAGTAATAATTTTAGTTTGTTAGTTGTATTAATCGTCTCAATTCAAAGGTTTATTCCTCTTGAATAGTGTTAAGCcttaaattactaaaatattattTAATCTAATTTCTATGAATATGATACATAaactatattatctttgactagcgagctcTAATATTTTATTACTGAATTTTGTGCTCGTCAACCACGGACAACAAAGTCCAAGAAGTTAGACCACCTTCATTTAAAAGTTTCTCTGGTTTAGCTTGCACGGGAAAAAAGTGCAAGAGAAGATCTTTGTATCTTCTTGAGATTTCCATGATGTTTGCGGAACATAGTTGCTGCTGGAGAGGCGCCATACGAAAGGAATAGATAGAAATTAGGTTTAAGGGAAAAGAAAGGAAGAAATTAACCCCCAACTTATtgtaaattcaaattcaaattagtTGCTAGAAATATCATTTAAACTGTTATTTTTGGAATAAACAAAGAGTGTTGAGTATTATTTATGAGAATAATTTTATATAAAGGAAAATCTCCTtcctttttctctctttctcaaaTTAAGCATACGTATTTGCGTGGTCAACTTACAGCTAACATGTTTTCTCATGTTTCGCGGAGCTAAATTATGCTGAAAGAGATGAGGTCCCTAGGACTAAAATTAAAGCTAACATCCAGTTGGAACCACGGCATTCATTGTACACATTACTTATTTTGGACGCATTCATTATTTCATGTGCAGAATTGAAATGTATGAATTACTGGTTTGAGACAACTTCATTTATGGCTGTTCGGCACTAAATTAAGACAATCACTAGTCTATTAAATTTGATTGCAAGTTATAGCCAAAAATTTATTACATTGGCTACACACAGAAATGCGCCTACCTATTTGATCAACTCTTCAAGTTGCAAAGTATACTTTTTAATCTATTCTGATCTACTACTCTTCATTCTTTCTCCACCATAAAttgttaaatttttaaaaattaattaattttcttatttaactCCATTTGATTTGCAGGATTTAGTAGACAACTGAAAGGTATTTCAAAGTCGATATCACTTCTTTTTTAATAACTGATGAAATggagaaatgaaataaaaatttcaTGTAACTAAAACCAAAAGCACCAACTTATGGTGAAATGCGCAAGTTTTaatttctctctctcttcttttttcttctaaAGGTTTCGTCTTTATATTCCTCTAATCTGAATAAGTGTCACATTTTGCTTTTTAAGGTCAAGTTTGACCATTTTGAATCAATCTCCTGTTTTAtggataaaaattaaaaggtGTAAAATACTCTTTAACTATTCATCAGAGAGATACCCAATTTTTCATATTACGAATAATGAGTTCCTTAAATTTACTAACACTTACAATTAGCAGAAAGAAATTTATGCTTGTTTCATAGAAACTAAAAAATAgcaaaaaatttaaataaataaaaactaattAGAGTAACATGAGTCTTGTGAGTTGTGATTCAATAGAATTACTTTAATCTTTTTGTGAAGTGGACCTATTGTGTTTGTTCATTACCGTtctttgatttttgttttaataGAAATGTCAGCAGCTtcttaattataaatttttatacaAAATAATCTATACACGTTGGATAGATAAGGTTAAGGTAAAAGAATAATATACACTTTTATACATCATACAACAGTCTATACAAGTTGGATAGATAAAAGTGCTCGggatacaaaatagactgtcattatacaaaatatatacaaaataaattgccactatacaaaaaatatacaatagactgtcactatacaaaatattcgctatacaatttatatacaaaatagactgtcactatacaatttatatacaatagactatcactatacaaaatatatacaaaatagactatcattatacaaaaaatttacaaaatagactgtcattatacaaaaaatatataaaatagacatttcgggctattaaatataatatgtttgggccgaagGGACATTTCGTGTCAATGAAgaaaaatatgggctattaaaattttgagcgGCTATAGAGGGTCATTTTCTCTCTTTAATTCAACATGTTGCTTGAATATTGTTTTTTTAATTACTTATTATGCATTTTCAAGTAAATGTATATactaaaaagaaagaaatcaaAATTGCTTTGGCAAGTTAAAAGGCTCTCCCAAAAACTTATTAGTGTATTGATTATAGGATTTAGCTTATATGCACTAGTAATACTGTAAAATTTCTTTACACTATAAATGTTATTAAATCTGTTATAGTAGGTTATATATTTTAAAAGTTGAAGGAGAGCTTTGGAGTAATGGTCAAGTTGTCCCCGTGTATCACGGGTTCGAGCTGTGGAATCAGTCACTGATTCCTGCGTCAGGGTAGGCTGCCTGGATCATACCCCCTTGAGGTGCGGTCCTTCCCCagacccttcgtgaacgcggaatACTTTGTGCACCGaactatttttttctattttaaaaGTTATAGATTCATCTTATTATTGACAGTTACTTATTTTTTATGTAAACTCTTTACACCATCGatgtataaaagttaaactcttaTTATATTATATGGTGTCTTGTGCAACAAATTAGAGTGGTCATCCCAAGAAAAGCCGTGGATTGTACTAATGAACCATCTCAGCCACGGTTTCGTTTAATGCTGAAATATTTTGCTGTATGCAGGGCCACTTTCCATAAGTATAAACAATTGTATATGTCGTGCTTGACTTGAAGATTTATTTTTTAATgtttttgacttttgtatataattggttGCTAGGCAGTCTTTTAATCGACGGCTCGAAGATGCTTAATTAGATGCTTTCCCTATTCCTTGGCTGTCTATTTTTGATTTGAaatgaaattaaataaataaccaaatGTGTATACAAATTCGGTTTGAATTCCtcatatttcattttctttcatcACCTATTGTTTTTAAATGCAGCTAGAAGAATATATCATTACAAGCTGATAATCAAGCCTGGAGTTTTATGTCATATCTGTTGCTGTGTCCATCTATTTTATATCAAgctgaaaaatataatttagtccCAGCGTCTTATTTTGTTGGCATCTGTTAATACCCTTGATTTCTATTATATTTGTCAATCGTTTGACATTAAAAGGTCGGTTATATTATATTTCGTTAATGCTATTTTTGTGGAGAATTGTTGAGTGAATTATGAGTGCGTACCCAAAACTATCAGAATGGAAATTGACTTAATTGAATTACTTGCCGAAAGGACAGAAGCTGCCTAAGTATTATATTTGGTCTGTCTTTGTTTTATGTGATGTTTGCTAAGAATTTATTACATTGTTTGATTTAGTACCTTTTGTGTTGAGATTGTATGAAGTCATATGCAGGTTGCCATTAGACTCTGATGATGTCTTGTGTATCTGTTTTAATTTGGCATTAGTCCCACAGTAGTAGTATTCTCGCTCTTTTGgtcttcttttctctttttagcATCCAATCTAACGCCCTTTGTTCTTTACTTCtttatttcaattatttgaaccCTAGTGGCTGGACTAATTATTGCAATCCGAGTAGGCCCACTAAGGGGTATGATCCTACTGAAATGTTCATCATCTACTTAATCTACTTAATGGTAAATATGGATATTAAGCGTTCCAACGGTCCATGTTCTATGTTTTTGTTAACTGGGAATTCAGATAGATTATTTGGTGAGATCCCTAACCTTTTAAAATTTTGGTAGGTGGATAGTTCTATCTCACACTGCTCTCTCTAACCCCTTTTTAATGataagaaatttaaaataaagaaaacaaattcTTATCAAACTCTTTTAATTCCTAAAGTGTTCAACAATTATACGTGTTGTTCAGCTTATTAGCTGGCAAAGAGTTGCAAATCAAACCCGTCAATAGAATGGAGGACAAATACTCAAGCCTGTACCTGCTATTTTCACCTAACCATGTATAACATGGAAATCTTACACTTTTGACCTTTCTTGGTCTCATATTAAttgtttgtttattttcttaCTAAAAAGGATATTATTATCTTCATACATGGCAGCTGTATCCATAACGAATATGATATGACTAATGTATGTTTCCAAGAACTTTGCAAGAATCTTCCTATTTATAATGTAGCTGTGTCTTGCAGACTCATGTTTTCCCTCAAAACTTGGTTGTTAATAGTCGACCTTTAGCTGATCTTTCATTGTCATTTATCCCCTTCAGAGAAAAATTCATGTCTTTCTGGTGCTACGAGTGAGAGATTCATTCAATCTCAGTACTTTGGCTGCTTGAAGGTCCATTTTCAACTCCATAAATTGTCTTCATTGAATCAGCGGAACACATAGGAGGTAGGCTTGTCGAAGTTATATCTCTGGCTATGGACCTATGGTAATCAATAGATTTTGCAAAGTATAtcaaatgtatattttttgtcaTAGAACAGATTGATTGAATAGTTTCTTTCTAGTGGCTACAAATCGTATCAAATACTTCTGTTTTAGGGAGGAATccttttttcattttcttctggTCTGTGCAAAGTAAAAGATGACACAGTTATAGAGAGAATCAATTAAAGAAACGTGAATAGATTGGATTTTTCTGTATCTTTAATTTATTAACTCTAAAAGTTCTGTTTAAATTTGTTATGGAACTCATGTATGAGAAAAAAATGACATTTTGCATCCTATGATATTGGCACAAGCCAACCTTTGAGAATGTCTGCTCATATGAGATCCATGGAACATATACACTATCTACAGATTTTGTTATTTGGGGTGATCCAACCCTAGAATTCGACGGATATCTTACACtatgttttttccttctttatgcTCGTTGCATACGAAAATAATGTTTATCTTTTCCTGTGTTTGTAGCACGTACCTACTAATAAGATTACTGTCTCTTGCAGATCCTGCAGTATAGCCATGGAAAAAAGTGAAGTGACTAATTCAGCTAGGGATGATTCTACTGAAGTACTTCCACCCCTTATCAAATTCATTTCAGATGAAATGGATGATTTTGATATCATAGTAGATAATGATCATATTAataatcatcttgatcaaactgGATCTAATTTTGTGAACTCATCTATCGGGGTAAGTCTTTGTTCTTATTAATCCTCGAAAAGTAGTCTGCATTCTTCAGTTGTTCTTGATTTTATCCACATCTCGATGGACTTGATGAATCATCGTATCTTGCGATAGTTTGTAATCCAGCTGTTTTTGCTCATGGATGTTTGAAGGACCACTCAATTAAGGTTGTCAGGTTCTACTTCTGGCAGTCTCAACTTACTGTTATGAGCCAACATGTGGattacaaaaacaaaaacaacttTGTTGCCTTTAAGGATCACATTTAGAATTTTAAAGAACAGAACAAAAAAACCTTTCCAGACAGACTGTGCCTATAATAGGTAGCTAAAGATCAAAGTCATAGAAGCCATCAGAAATTACATTTAAATGGCTGATTTTTGAACTCTGTGAGATCAAAAATTGCTATCTAAAACTTTTCGTAACAGAAGCACACGTCAAGAttcttttccctttctttttAGTCATTTCAGAGTTGACCACAAGCTGGAAGGGACATTTGCACTAGTTTCACTCAAGGCATTCAGATATTAAATCCTGATTAAGCGAGGATAAACTTGCATGTGAAAGCTTATAAGTCAAAGAAAAAAATAAACCAGAACGAATGTTATGGCTAGGGAATTGAATGTCAGATTAATTTCAGCCATTAATCGGAAGTTTTCTGCTGGCCCTAATATGCATATGTTGCTGACATATTGTCTATTATATTCTGATCTTGAAACACTTTACATCTCTGATCTTTGAATCATTGATATTACTCTGTAGTACAGTGTGACATTTGACTTGCCTAATACTCTATATTGATATTTGTAGGGAACTGAAGCCGCTGCTGAACGACAGCATGAAAGGAAGCATTCAGTTTCCATTAGCATGCCACCCTCTCCTTTGGCAGCTCACTCACTAGGCCAAAAAAGAGTTGTCTTCAGTGATAATAATGAGATTATATTCAGAAATATTGACACTTCCGATTTTGCTGCTACATCAACTGATGCTGGTACCAGACATAATAAAAAGGTCAAGTTTTATTCTCAGCCAATGACAAGAAATACTGCATTTCCTGAGCCTCCTGCTATTGGGAAACTTCCCAGTTATTCAGACTTTCCATCAATGAATCCCAAGATTATTAAGAAAAGGGATCCAAGGTTCAACTCTTTCAAAACATGGTCTGGTAAACTTGAGAGACAATTAACAAATTTGCGTGGAAAGAACCAGGAAGCACAGCAAGAGTCGAATACTGCAGAGAGAGAAAATATCCCTGTACATCGATACTTTGATGCGTTGGAGGGACCAGAATTGGACACTCTACGGGTAAGCTTTTCTCCTTGGTTTCGCCCACCCATTTTAGTGGTCTGCTGAAATTTGCTTCAGATGAAGATATCTTTAAAGATTACTAGCATGTGAGATCATGAATGTATCAATGCATTTGCAGTTTTGATCTTTCAAGTAACCATTgctaaagaaaatgaaaaaaatgaaaagcATTTTGAGGGTCTGTTACATGCCGTATTGATATTGTGCACCCGTTTGTACATGACGTTCATCACTTGGTTGAATGAATGCAACCTGCATTGATATTAAAGGATGAACTTATCCTCAGCTATAAGTAGTTTATTTTGTGATGGTATGTTTCTTCATCTAAAGTAAGAGCAAATCCATGTATCTGTATGTCTTTTTTGATTTTAAAGCCAAGAAGTTACATGCCTAAAATGGAACTTGAGTTCATATTGCTTAAAAGATACTAATTTTTGTTGCACTGATGCTTTTGAGATACACATTTCTGCACTTCTACACATGAAATGtcttttatttctttcctttttagttcGAAAACACAAATATTCTGAATCGAGATGGTAATGTTGGTAACACATGTTTCTTTCCTGTACAGGCTTCTGAGCAAAGTATTCTTCCAGAGGACAGGAAATGGCCATTTCTTCTTCGATTCCCTATTTCTTCCTTCGGTATCTGTCTTGGTGTTAGTAGCCAAGCTATTATGTGGAAAGCTCTGGCCACTTCTCCCTCAACAAAATTCCTCCACATAAGCTTGAACATGAATCTTGTCCTTTGGTGCATATCTGTGGCCCTTATGGCCATTGTTGCTTTCATTTACGCTCTGAAAATCATTTTCTACTTCGAAGCAGTTCGTCGGGAATACTATCACCCGATACGTGTTAACTTCTTCTTTGCTCCCTGGATAGCACTTCTATTCTTAGCACTAGGAGTTCCACCATCAGTTACGAAAAACCTGCACACATCTCTGTGGTACATTCTTATGACCCCAATCTTTTGCTTAGAGCTGAAGATCTATGGACAATGGATGTCTGGAGGACAGCGAAGGCTGTCAAAGGTTGCCAGTCCCGTAAATCATCTCTCTGTCGTTGGAAATTTCGTCGGTGCTTTGCTTGGTGCAACCATGGGACTAAAAGAAGGCCCAATATTCTTCTATGCTGTTGGATTGGCTCATTATTTGGTCCTATTTGTAACTCTTTACCAAAGACTTCCAACAAATGAGACGCTGCCAAAGGAGCTTCACCCGGTCTTCTTTCTATTTGTTGCTGCACCTAGTGTTGCTTCTATGGCATGGGCAGCAATCCAAGGATCCTTTGATTATGGATCTCGGATTTCTTATTTCATTGCCCTCTTCCTTTATTTTTCACTGGTAAGTCATTATGCTAGGCAGATTTAGCATTCAAATACATCATTAACCATTCTAGTCAGCTAGGAGTAGAACAACATCTCTAATTATTTCTGAAAGGTTTATTGACAGTTTCTTTGTCAAGGTTCTTATGAGTAGTTACAAGCTATACTATTCGTGAGAATGCAGTTCAGAAGGTTCaatgtttatttttctttctatGGTCCTTTGATGCTTTCTATCTCTTAAGAGTCAGTCTATCTATTTCACATTTTCAGTTCTATAATATTAAGTTCTTCAAACTATTAGCAACGTGATTAGGTAATATGAGGCTTATTGAACTCTTCAACATGGTTTCTCTGTCTATCGTAATGCAGCTAATGACGTTGAagtatatattttataatctAGTAAAGTTTTAGGCTACTGTAGAATTCACACTTCATACAAGGAGGGTTGTGCTGTCACTAGCAATAGAAAATTGAAGATACAAGATTTGATATCAAGTTTCTGAGCTTAAGGAGAATCATATTGCTCACTTTAGTTATCAAAATACTTGATGTTCAAGTGTTAGGCTAATCCTTTATTCTTGTCCCTTTACAGGCTGTTCGTATTAATTTCTTCCGAGGCTTCAGGTATGAGTAATTTGCCTTTGTCCTGAAATCTCTTATTCCTCTTCACCTTTGGCTTAATGTGAAATGCTTGTCTCATTTGTTAACTTCAGGTTTTCATTGGCGTGGTGGGCGTATACTTTCCCCATGACCGGAGCTGCTATTGCCACTGTCAGGTACTCAACAGCCGTTACCAACACAGCGACAAAGTGTCTAGCAGTCATACTTTGCTCTCTTGCTACACTCACAGTAACAGCACTGCTTGTGACAACTATCATCTATGCCTTTGTTCTGAGAGACCTCTTCCCAAATGATATTTCAATTGCAATTAGTGAAAGAAGGCATAAAACAACTGGATTATGGCATCTTAGAAGATTTGGCAGCTCAGATGCCAATGATATTGAGCAATATCTTAAATTTGTAGATTCTTCAGATGCAAAAGACATTGAGGCTTCTCTTACACATCCAAACTCTAGTACCATAGAGTTGAGCACCTCTGCCCCAAATGAAGTCCGTCAACAATGATGTATGCAGTTCCACGACCTTTTTGTTCTTGAAACTTTTCGTAAAATTCTTTAGTTTTAATCAAGTGAGGAACACCAAGAATTTGGCTGTTCCTGTGAACTTGATGGAGAAAAATAAAAGTGAAGGTTCTTGTAATGAGGTACAAACTCTATAGAGATGTAAATGTTCGAGGGTGTTTCCAAATTTCAACTTTTTCCATTTGTGTAAACCGCAGAGATGAGTGTACGTAATGTTTTTGAAGGTCCTTTTATCTGTCAACGTTAGTCCATAGTTGTCttgtgaattttgatggtttgCAGGAAATAGTTACATGACACTTTCATCGTTGAGTTTACTAGGTGTCAAATTCGGGGACATAATCATTTATTTTGGTGCCAAACCAAACTTCACTTTCATGCAATGAAAGATTATTGCGCATGTATTAGCTTGCTTTACTTGCAGGCGAAGGTTACTTGCCATATTGGCTCATTGAACAAATAAGAGTACCTTGTGTTAGAATGAAAAATTCTATTGGGTCGAATCTTTTGCGCTCTATTACTATATAATTTATACATGAGTTTTTTATTTAGGCAGATCACCAAATGTGCCATCCATTTTAGTTTTGTAAACCTGTTCGATTATAGATGAAGTTTAAGGAAGAAATAAATATTCTTAGAACTTGTGATCTTATATATGCCATGAGATTTATGTGGCTACTATATTAcgttattaaaaataaaataagaaatttaaagttaaattggcTCTAAATATAAGAAATTATTATTCCTTTGGGAACAAAATGAATCGACACCAAAGTTATGTGAAGATATAACATCACTATAAAAAATAGGATTATTCCGGTGGTTAAATTACGGCGGTTGGTTGAAAGAAACCGCCGCAAAATGGAACACAATACGGCGGCATTCCAGATGCCTGTCGCTcccaaacgcacatgcaagtataggcggtcgtacaagtaatataaTGATAAGaagagtgtcgaacccacagagacttgtgtTAACTACCTCCTAATTTCACTAAAATTAATATTCATTCGAGTCAATCAGAATTATCTGAGAATAGAGAACAGTCCAAAAAGATATCAAAGGACTTGTCTTACATCCCTAGACCCAAattcacacacacatatatatatgatAGCAACTTTTAGTAATAGCAACAAACAAAATCCAAAAAACAAACATATTGCCTGACCTTCTTGTATGATTTGCGATATTCATACCAACCTCTATGTAAAGAATAAAATCTATCTAGCAAAGAATGAGAACAACAGAAAGAAAAAGAATTCCTCAAGAAGAATACAAGAGATTATATTTAATCTGATATTAAAGAAAAATCTACGATAATATTTAAAGGACCGGAAACATGAATTGAAAAACGCAAATGAAGCACACAAGCAGCTGTGCAAAAAATGAGTTTGaatcaaatcttgattcttgcaAGCTAAAACATTTATTACTTAGAGAAACTAAAACATAGATTAACATAATCTAAGTAGAACGAAGGGGTGAGGGAAGGGGGCGGATAGGGGATGGATTTAACAAAAAGGAGGGTTGGGGAAGAAGAGAAAAGTGAGTGACGTACCTTTTCCGACGAGCAGCGGTTGTCGACGGCtgggtggtggtggtggggggAGAGGGGGCTGGGGGTCTCAATGGaggaagaagagagaagaaagaaagaaaagagaagaagaaagaaatgggGGCGGGGCTGGGGGTTTAAAAGAATTCTGCTACTGATTTCGTCGCAATAATAGCGACTGTTTTGGTcgcaattttttaaaaaaaagttaacCAAATTTTAAATAAGGTTGCATCAATTTCGGTCGCAAATGGTAAAACAAAATAGTTTGACTTTTAGTTTCCGACCGAATCTGTCGGAATTTC
It includes:
- the LOC104095868 gene encoding S-type anion channel SLAH2-like is translated as MEKSEVTNSARDDSTEVLPPLIKFISDEMDDFDIIVDNDHINNHLDQTGSNFVNSSIGGTEAAAERQHERKHSVSISMPPSPLAAHSLGQKRVVFSDNNEIIFRNIDTSDFAATSTDAGTRHNKKVKFYSQPMTRNTAFPEPPAIGKLPSYSDFPSMNPKIIKKRDPRFNSFKTWSGKLERQLTNLRGKNQEAQQESNTAERENIPVHRYFDALEGPELDTLRASEQSILPEDRKWPFLLRFPISSFGICLGVSSQAIMWKALATSPSTKFLHISLNMNLVLWCISVALMAIVAFIYALKIIFYFEAVRREYYHPIRVNFFFAPWIALLFLALGVPPSVTKNLHTSLWYILMTPIFCLELKIYGQWMSGGQRRLSKVASPVNHLSVVGNFVGALLGATMGLKEGPIFFYAVGLAHYLVLFVTLYQRLPTNETLPKELHPVFFLFVAAPSVASMAWAAIQGSFDYGSRISYFIALFLYFSLAVRINFFRGFRFSLAWWAYTFPMTGAAIATVRYSTAVTNTATKCLAVILCSLATLTVTALLVTTIIYAFVLRDLFPNDISIAISERRHKTTGLWHLRRFGSSDANDIEQYLKFVDSSDAKDIEASLTHPNSSTIELSTSAPNEVRQQ